A genomic region of Clostridiales bacterium contains the following coding sequences:
- a CDS encoding sugar diacid recognition domain-containing protein: MQYWGIYCCKSGEFLLQLCPILFCNKHYGILNGTLKTGVVRDNKKYIGTKPGINMIISYKNKPVGVICVSGNPDTVGSFATLVKRSLEAMLEYEMQMKEERIKKSKTDQLLYYLLFDQNANYTVAKELADSIGFDIKFSRICIIISYDRNYEQKKIIQALTSAEGYSSQDIITVAQNNDIILIKSLTKNFPNDIREYKYAIKDYISNFYKMIPRGYDSAKIGIFVGSIQKYIYRYRFSYMHAQELSLFIKEKNGLFFFNDYILDYVRNLVTIKTYDEIYSSYRELFNEEEQKQIAESIGILNRYNYNIVNSAKALYIHRNTLLYRLNKIKEVLNVDPMSNFSDREFLNELAYYFKQSTSNKV; this comes from the coding sequence TTGCAATACTGGGGAATTTATTGTTGCAAAAGTGGGGAATTTCTTCTGCAACTTTGTCCTATTTTATTTTGCAACAAACACTATGGTATTTTAAACGGGACATTAAAGACAGGTGTTGTAAGGGATAACAAAAAGTATATCGGTACAAAGCCCGGAATCAATATGATCATCTCTTATAAAAACAAACCCGTCGGTGTAATTTGCGTAAGCGGCAATCCGGATACGGTCGGTTCTTTTGCCACGTTGGTAAAAAGATCTTTAGAAGCCATGCTGGAATATGAAATGCAAATGAAAGAAGAAAGAATTAAGAAAAGCAAGACAGATCAGTTATTATATTACCTTCTATTTGATCAAAATGCCAATTATACAGTAGCCAAAGAACTGGCAGACAGCATAGGTTTCGATATAAAATTTTCAAGAATCTGCATCATAATTTCCTATGACAGGAATTATGAGCAGAAAAAAATTATTCAAGCCTTGACATCTGCAGAAGGTTATTCAAGCCAGGACATTATTACTGTTGCGCAGAATAATGATATCATTCTGATTAAGAGCCTTACTAAAAATTTTCCCAATGACATCAGAGAATACAAGTATGCAATTAAGGATTATATATCTAACTTTTATAAAATGATTCCCCGAGGTTATGACAGCGCCAAAATCGGGATTTTTGTAGGGAGTATACAAAAGTATATCTATAGATACCGTTTTTCATATATGCATGCTCAGGAGCTCAGTTTGTTTATAAAAGAAAAAAATGGATTGTTTTTTTTCAACGATTATATTCTGGACTACGTCAGAAACCTGGTCACGATAAAAACTTACGATGAAATCTATAGCTCTTATCGCGAACTATTTAATGAAGAGGAGCAAAAGCAAATAGCCGAATCCATAGGAATTCTTAACAGATACAATTACAATATAGTAAATAGTGCGAAGGCTTTATATATTCACAGGAATACCCTGTTGTACAGGTTAAATAAAATTAAAGAAGTTTTGAATGTCGACCCAATGTCGAATTTCTCAGACAGAGAATTTTTAAACGAATTAGCGTACTATTTCAAGCAATCCACCTCAAACAAGGTATAA
- the garR gene encoding 2-hydroxy-3-oxopropionate reductase: MAMKIGFIGLGIMGKPMAKNLIKANNELIVCDRNKKNETELIEMGAKSGENGAQIAKQCQIIITMLPNSPNVKEVVCGDGGILEEARKGTIIIDMSSIAPLAAQEIEKACKKKGIVYIDAPVSGGEPRAIDGTLSIMVGGDRETFEKVYDLLMVMGASAVYCGSAGAGNTTKLANQIIVALNIAAVSEAFMLAVKAGVDPKVVFDAIKGGLAGSSVMNAKVPMILKRNFKPGFRIDLHIKDLNNAISTGHGVGAPLPLTAAVMEMLQTLHADGLGMEDHSAIAKFYEKIAGTTIR, encoded by the coding sequence ATAGCAATGAAAATTGGTTTTATTGGTTTGGGTATAATGGGAAAGCCTATGGCAAAAAATCTTATCAAGGCTAATAATGAACTTATAGTTTGTGATAGGAATAAAAAAAATGAGACCGAATTAATTGAGATGGGGGCTAAATCAGGAGAAAATGGGGCACAGATTGCAAAGCAATGTCAAATCATTATAACAATGCTGCCGAATTCTCCAAATGTAAAAGAAGTTGTTTGCGGTGATGGTGGTATTTTAGAGGAAGCGCGGAAAGGAACCATTATTATTGATATGAGTTCTATAGCGCCTCTTGCCGCACAGGAAATTGAGAAGGCATGTAAAAAAAAGGGAATTGTTTATATTGATGCACCGGTTAGCGGAGGGGAGCCAAGAGCTATTGATGGTACTTTATCTATTATGGTCGGAGGTGACAGAGAAACATTTGAGAAGGTATATGATTTGCTAATGGTAATGGGAGCAAGTGCGGTTTATTGTGGCAGTGCAGGTGCCGGAAATACTACGAAACTTGCCAATCAGATAATTGTGGCATTAAATATAGCAGCGGTTTCGGAAGCTTTCATGCTGGCAGTCAAGGCCGGTGTAGATCCAAAAGTGGTATTTGATGCAATCAAGGGTGGTCTTGCAGGAAGCAGCGTGATGAATGCAAAGGTCCCAATGATTCTGAAAAGGAATTTTAAACCTGGCTTTCGTATTGATCTGCATATTAAGGATTTGAATAATGCAATATCAACCGGACATGGCGTAGGGGCGCCGCTACCTCTTACAGCTGCCGTAATGGAGATGCTTCAGACACTTCATGCCGATGGCTTAGGTATGGAAGATCATAGTGCGATTGCAAAGTTTTATGAAAAGATTGCAGGAACAACAATTAGATAG